From a region of the Alnus glutinosa chromosome 1, dhAlnGlut1.1, whole genome shotgun sequence genome:
- the LOC133858657 gene encoding uncharacterized protein LOC133858657, translating into MGDHFVLLVDRLLTESTLEAAIESRNRSMQATSSAVDEKKIDNPSHKVDYGNISSPSKLVECRICQDEDEDSNMETPCSCCGSLKYAHRKCVQRWCNEKGDTTCEICHQQFNPGYTAPPPLFQLGRVPMNFRGNWEISRRNLNSPRIIAMVSTNPNFLNPDYEEYSATTTRSLICCRSVAFIFMVLLTLRHTLPLIFSGNNEYSFPLSMLLLLRTAGIVLPIYIIVRAVTSLKRRRHPPEPSISSSDDDETEHSTQHPQPHIIHVQV; encoded by the exons ATGGGGGATCACTTTGTGTTGCTGGTGGATCGTTTGCTCACAGAGTCCACGTTAGAAGCTGCAATTGAGAGCAGAAACCGGTCCATGCAAGCTACATCCTCAGCAGTTGATGAGAAGAAAATCGATAACCCTTCCCATAAGGTGGATTATGGAAATATATCGTCTCCCAGCAAATTGGTGGAATGCAGGATATGCCAGGATGAGGATGAGGATTCAAATATGGAGACGCCCTGCTCTTGCTGTGGCAGCTTGAAG TATGCCCACCGCAAATGTGTACAGAGGTGGTGTAATGAGAAGGGTGACACTACATGTGAGATATGCCACCAG CAATTTAACCCTGGTTATACTGCTCCTCCCCCTCTGTTTCAACTTGGGCGTGTTCCAATGAACTTCAG GGGAAATTGGGAGATATCTAGAAGGAACTTGAATAGTCCCCGAATTATAGCAATGGTTTCaactaaccctaatttcctgaATCCTGACTATGAGGAGTATTCAGCTACTACTACAAGAAGTTTGATATGTTGCCGTTCAGTTGCTTTCAtc TTCATGGTTCTTCTGACTTTACGGCATACTCTTCCCCTCATATTTAGCGGAAACAATGAGTACTCTTTCCCACTGTCTATG cTGTTACTTCTACGAACTGCTGGGATTGTTCTTCCAATCTACATTATAGTGAGAGCAGTAACTTCTCTTAAGCGCCGCCGACATCCACCG GAGCCTTCCATTTCATCATCAGATGATGATGAAACTGAACATTCAACACAGCATCCCCAGCCTCATATCATTCATGTACAGGTATAG
- the LOC133858710 gene encoding uncharacterized protein LOC133858710, which translates to MGYNPDGTIYYEVIDDPARNWVLPRGKKVVLQYNAAIQPVGRACNRFRRAEGKMIRSGSYIHMRDEWAKVNRQIKQAMWDALMEEFYVPVSVDARRAQQEALCDIGRKHRSWKSRFKTKLRIRDGDTPEIIRARMPDNFFGNYDAEDVEFLLRDWCREQKIATSERMKRLREQNDLPHCTGSKSYARFNHEETCTSGTPPTRAASFVKTHTRKDGTHVNERTRVLCERMTQSLSSDPAATQSVSADTVRWAPNDAYEQAVGRPEYAGRVRQVGPNVTPVRGTCFSYRPRSQGGPSQGTSRDWAENTRKMEEMQAELQAERARNDLLEQRLRQVEVFMSSMGASAPCLGTPSPAHVGSTSSVSSASAGNSTTVGTLSPVGRRLTQHSIVATPSPATPFLAQQSPVGNNTPGTVPPHSQGRPSDL; encoded by the exons atgg ggtacaacccagacgggaccatttattatgaggtgattgacgacccagcgagaaactgggtcctcccgaggggtaagaaggttgtattgcagtacaatgctgctatacaacctgtaggacgggcctgcaatcgatttcggcgggctgagggcaagatgatcaggagtgggtcctacatacacatgcgggacgaatgggcgaaggtaaataggcagattaagcaggcaatgtgggacgcgctgatg gaggagttctatgtacctgtatcagtagacgcgcgcagggcacaacaggaggctttatgtgatattggccgtaagcaccgctcgtggaagtcgaggttcaaaaccaaactacgtattagagacggtgacacgcccgagattatccgtgcgagaatgccggacaatttttttggcaactatgacgcagaagatgtagagttcctgctgagagattggtgccgtgagcaaaaaatc gcaacctctgaacggatgaagaggctgcgtgagcagaatgaccttcctcattgtacgggatctaaaagttatgccagatttaatcacgaggag acatgtacatctggcacgccccccactcgcgccgcgtcgttcgtgaagacccacacaaggaaggacggcactcacgtgaacgaacgtacacgggtcctatgc gagaggatgacgcagagtttatccagtgatccagccgccacgcaaagcgtctccgcagacacggtgcgttgggcaccgaacgacgcttacgaacaggcagttgggaggcctgagtatgcagggagggttcggcaggttgggccgaacgtcacacctgttcgggggacatgtttctcatataggcctcggtcacaagggggaccatctcagggcacgtctcgggattgggccgaaaacactcggaagatggaagagatgcaagcggagctacaggctgagcgagcgaggaatgacctgttggagcagcgcctgcgacaggttgaggtcttcatgtcctccatgggagcatcagcaccatgtcttggtacgccttcacctgcacacgtaggtagtacgtcgtctgttagtagtgcatctgcag gtaattcgacaacggttggtacgttgtcgcctgttggacgacggctgacccagcattccattgtcgctacaccttcgcccgctacaccattccttgctcagcaatcgccggttggcaataacacgcctgggacggtacctcctcattcgcagggacgcccttcagatttgtag